A region of Argentina anserina chromosome 5, drPotAnse1.1, whole genome shotgun sequence DNA encodes the following proteins:
- the LOC126793633 gene encoding plasma membrane ATPase 1-like encodes MAAMDTSIALQPITQEAVDLENIPVEEVFEHLKCTAEGLNSVEVQKRLEVFGYNKLQEKKESKILNFLGFMWNPLSWVMEAAAVMSITLAYGGGRTRDFQDFCGIFALLIINSTISFIEENNAGNAAAALMARLAPKAKILRDGKWNEEDASVLVPGDIISIKLGDIIPADARLLQGDPLKIDQSALTGESLPVSKHAGDGVYSGSTCKQGEIEAVVIATGVHTFFGKAAHLVENTTHVGHFQKVLTSIGNFCICSIAIGIVIELIILVRQGRNYRTKIDNLLVLLIGGIPIAMPTVLSVTMAIGSHRLSQQGAITKRMTAIEEMAGMDVLCSDKTGTLTLNKLTVDKNLIEVFAKDAEKDTVVLMAARASRLENQDAIDAAIVSMLADSKEARAGITEVHFLPFNPTDKRTALTYLDKDGKMHRVSKGAPEQILNLAWNKSDIEKRAHTVIDKFAERGLRSLAVAQQEVPAGTKDSPGGPWEFIGLLPLFDPPRHDSAETIRRALDLGVSVKMITGDQLAIAKETGRRLGMGSNMYPSSSLLGENKKGLDASLQIDELIENADGFAGVFPEHKYEIVQRLQVKKHIVGMTGDGVNDAPALKKADIGIAVADATDAARSASDIVLTEPGLSVIISAVLTSRAIFQRMKNYTIYAVSITIRIVLGFLLLTAFWRFDFPPFMVLIIAILNDGTIMTISKDKVKPSPVPDSWKLSEIFATGIVLGSYLAVTTAIFFYIIYETHLFPKHFGVKPNFKELVDRNDSSYTKTLNGQLASVVYLQVSTISQALIFVTRSRGWSFMERPGLLLVSAFIIAQMVATVITAEVSIKFAQIHKVGWGWTGAVWVYNIIIYMLLDPIKFFVRYALSGRAWSLVLNKRTAFTTQKDFGREAREAAWATEQRTLHGLPTMDTNIFHERHTFRDVSMMAEEARRRAEIARLRELHTLKGKVESYAKLRGLDIEVNPHYTV; translated from the exons ATGGCCGCAATGGATACGTCAATTGCTCTTCAGCCTATTACGCAGGAAGCTGTTGACCTG GAGAACATCCCTGTGGAGGAAGTTTTTGAACACTTGAAATGTACAGCAGAGGGTCTCAATTCTGTTGAGGTGCAAAAGCGTCTGGAGGTTTTTGGTTATAACAAACTTCAAGAGAAAAAG GAAAGTAAAATACTCAACTTTCTGGGCTTTATGTGGAATCCTTTGTCTTGGGTTATGGAAGCAGCTGCAGTGATGTCAATAACTCTCGCATATGGAGGC GGAAGGACAAGAGATTTTCAGGATTTTTGTGGAATCTTTGCACTACTCATtatcaactcaacaataagcTTTATAGAGGAAAACAATGCTGGAAATGCAGCTGCAGCCCTTATGGCGCGGCTTGCTCCAAAAGCAAAG ATTTTACGCGATGGGAAATGGAATGAGGAAGATGCATCTGTGCTGGTTCCTGGTGACATTATTAGTATCAAATTAGGGGATATAATTCCAGCTGATGCACGCCTTCTTCAAGGAGATCCTTTGAAAATCGACCAG tCTGCTCTTACAGGCGAGTCTCTCCCAGTAAGTAAGCATGCAGGTGATGGAGTTTACTCTGGCTCAACATGTAAACAAGGTGAAATTGAAGCAGTCGTAATTGCAACTGGAGTACATACTTTCTTTGGAAAAGCTGCTCATCTTGTGGAAAACACAACACATGTTGGGCACTTTCAAAAG GTCTTGACAAGCATTGGAAACTTTTGCATCTGCTCAATTGCTATAGGCATTGTGATTGAACTTATTATCCTAGTTCGTCAAGGAAGAAATTATCGTACTAAAATAGATAACCTTCTTGTCCTACTTATTGGTGGCATCCCAATTGCTATGCCAACAGTTCTCTCCGTTACCATGGCCATTGGCTCTCATCGTTTGTCTCAGCAG GGTGCAATCACAAAGAGAATGACAGCAATTGAAGAAATGGCTGGGATGGATGTGCTATGCAGTGATAAAACAGGAACTTTAACTCTCAACAAGTTAACAGTGGACAAGAATTTGATAGAG GTTTTTGCTAAAGATGCTGAAAAAGACACCGTTGTATTGATGGCAGCAAGAGCTTCAAGGTTGGAAAATCAAGATGCCATTGATGCAGCAATTGTTTCAATGCTGGCTGATTCTAAGGAG GCACGAGCCGGAATTACAGAAGTTCACTTTCTTCCTTTCAATCCGACTGATAAGAGGACAGCACTTACATACCTAGACAAAGATGGTAAAATGCACAGAGTGAGCAAAGGGGCACCAGAGCAG ATACTCAACTTGGCGTGGAATAAATCAGATATTGAAAAGAGAGCACACACTGTAATTGACAAATTTGCAGAACGTGGCCTTCGATCCCTTGCTGTTGCACAACAG GAAGTACCTGCTGGAACCAAAGACAGTCCTGGTGGACCTTGGGAGTTTATTGGTCTTCTCCCCTTGTTTGATCCACCACGTCACGACAGTGCTGAAACTATTAGAAGAGCTCTAGATCTTGGTGTGAGTGTAAAGATGATTACAG GCGATCAACTGGCAATTGCTAAAGAGACAGGGAGACGACTTGGGATGGGCTCAAACATGTATCCATCATCTTCATTGCTCGGTGAAaataagaaaggcttagatGCTAGTCTACAAATTGATGAACTCATTGAGAATGCTGATGGATTTGCTGGTGTCTTTCCGG AGCATAAATATGAGATTGTTCAGCGATTACAAGTTAAGAAGCACATAGTTGGAATGACTGGTGATGGAGTTAATGATGCACCTGCCTTGAAGAAAGCAGACATAGGAATTGCTGTGGCAGACGCCACAGATGCTGCTCGTAGTGCGTCTGATATAGTACTAACAGAACCTGGATTGAGTGTTATTATTAGTGCTGTTCTGACAAGCCGTGCAATCTTTCAGAGAATGAAGAACTACACA ATATATGCAGTGTCGATAACAATACGTATTGTG CTAGGTTTCTTGTTGCTAACTGCATTCTGGAGATTCGATTTCCCTCCTTTTATGGTCCTCATCATAGCCATTCTTAATGATG GTACTATTATGACAATATCCAAAGACAAGGTTAAGCCATCTCCAGTTCCAGACAGTTGGAAGCTCAGTGAAATATTTGCAACTGGGATTGTCTTAGGGAGTTACCTTGCTGTTACCACAGCTATATTTTTCTATATCATTTACGAAACCCACCTCTTCCCG AAACATTTTGGTGTCAAACCGAACTTCAAGGAACTTGTTGATCGCAATGATTCCAGTTATACAAAGACACTGAATGGCCAGCTAGCATCTGTTGTGTACCTTCAAGTTAGCACCATCAGCCAGGCTCTAATTTTTGTAACTCGCTCCAGAGGTTGGTCGTTCATGGAAAGACCTGGTCTTCTTCTTGTTAGTGCCTTCATAATTGCTCAAATG GTTGCAACAGTAATAACAGCTGAGGTTTCCATAAAATTTGCTCAAATTCATAAAGTTGGCTGGGGTTGGACTGGAGCTGTTTGGGTGTACAACATTATAATTTATATGCTTCTTGATCCCATTAAGTTTTTTGTACGGTATGCTCTCAGTGGAAGGGCCTGGAGTTTGGTACTGAACAAAAGG ACGGCTTTCACCACCCAAAAGGACTTTGGTAGGGAAGCTCGTGAGGCTGCATGGGCAACAGAACAGCGTACACTTCATGGCCTTCCAACTATGGACACAAATATCTTCCATGAGAGGCATACATTCAGGGACGTTAGCATGATGGCTGAAGAAGCCCGACGACGGGCAGAGATTGCAAG ACTAAGGGAACTTCACACTCTCAAAGGAAAGGTGGAGTCCTATGCAAAGTTAAGGGGATTGGACATTGAAGTCAACCCACATTACACAGTCTAA
- the LOC126793695 gene encoding nudix hydrolase 8 translates to MSVMEMSLFQSNSMSTSEMAQVGRMYSNLFSSIRYLPAGVKVCPQFCSCLGNPLKASFSSHPSSSNNRYLSTNAIVSIAGDKLAAETSLFQIFGTNGARSNLFPRDIRVLDAFDDEYGGVIVDPERLPENADAFAYILNSSLSHWRLQRKKGIWLKLPVERAELVPVAIKEGFQYHHAEQGYVMLTYWIPEGPCMIPANASHQVGVGGFVVNNNNEVLVVQEKHCDPACVGFWKIPTGFILESEEIFTGTVREVKEETGIDTEFVEVIAFRHAHNVAFEKSDLFFICMLKPVSTQIIVDDLEIEAAKWMPLAEFVEQPLVKEDSMFKKVISICIARLGKRYCGLSSHQVVSKFDGRLSSSYYNVVDTQDFNCSDC, encoded by the exons ATGTCTGTAATGGAGATGAGCTTGTTTCAATCGAATTCTATGTCTACTTCGGAGATGGCTCAGGTGGGGAGGATGTACTCCAATCTGTTTTCGAGTATCAGGTACTTACCGGCTGGTGTCAAAGTATGTCCACAGTTCTGCTCTTGCTTAG GTAATCCTCTGAAggcttctttctcttctcatccTTCTAGTTCAAACAATAGATATCTGTCAACAAATGCCATTGTCAGTATTGCAGGGGATAAACTTGCAGCTGAAACATCGTTATTTCAAATCTTTGGAACAAATGGTGCAAGATCAAATTTGTTTCCTAGAGACATTAGAGTACTTGATGCCTTTGATGACGAGTATGGCGGAGTTATCGTTGATCCAGAACGACTGCCAGAAAATGCAGATGCCTTTGCTTACATCCTCAACTCCTCCCTTTCTCATTGGA GGTTACAGAGAAAGAAAGGAATATGGCTCAAGCTGCCCGTAGAACGAGCTGAGCTTGTTCCAGTTGCTATTAAG GAAGGCTTCCAGTACCACCACGCAGAACAAGGATATGTGATGTTGACATACTGGATACCAGAGGGGCCTTGCATGATTCCAGCTAATGCTTCACATCAAGTAGGGGTTGGGGGATTTGTCGTCAATAACAATAATGAG GTTCTTGTTGTACAAGAGAAACACTGTGATCCCGCGTGTGTTGGTTTCTGGAAAATACCAACTGGTTTCATCCTTGAG TCAGAGGAGATTTTCACAGGAACTGTGAGAGAAGTTAAGGAGGAAACTGGG ATTGATACCGAGTTTGTGGAAGTTATTGCATTCAG GCATGCTCACAATGTAGCTTTCGAAAAGTCTGATTTGTTCTTTATCTGCATGCTAAAACCAGTATCGACTCAGATAATAGTTGATGATCTTGAAATTGAAGCAGCCAAG TGGATGCCTCTGGCTGAGTTTGTGGAGCAACCACTAGTAAAAGAAGATTCCATGTTCAAGAAGGTCATTTCTATATGCATTGCCCGGCTAGGAAAGCGTTACTGTGGTTTATCTTCTCATCAAGTCGTCTCCAAGTTTGATGGCAGATTGTCTTCATCGTACTATAACGTCGTCGATACGCAAGATTTCAACTGTTCAGATTGTTGA